One genomic window of Arvicola amphibius chromosome 4, mArvAmp1.2, whole genome shotgun sequence includes the following:
- the Htra4 gene encoding serine protease HTRA4 has product MRSQALWTVWTQFLLLWLLPPAPWVEARRSRVSMPCPEVCDVTRCPPLPTCSTGTAPVPDRCGCCRVCAAGEGQECGGTRGRPCVSGLRCGAPFFREPAGGAWLGTCGCVEGVEGAEVCGSDGRTYPSLCALRKENRAARLRGSPPAVPVQKGGCGDPGTGSAGRLRRKFNFIAAVVEKVAPSVVHLQLFRRSPLTNQEIPASSGSGFIVSEDGLIVTNAHVLTNHQKIQVELQSGARYEATVKDIDHKLDLALIKIEPKTDLPVLLLGRSSDLRAGEFVVALGSPFSLQDTVTAGIVSTTQRGGKELGLKDSDIDYIQTDAIINHGNSGGPLVNLDGDVIGINTLKVTAGISFAIPSDRIRQFLADYHERQLKGKAPSQKKYLGLRMLPLTLNLLQEMKRQDPDFPDVSSGVFVYEVIQGTAAASSGLRDHDVIVSINGQPVTTTTDVIEAVKDNDFLSITVRRGSQTLFLTVTPEIIN; this is encoded by the exons ATGAGATCCCAGGCGCTCTGGACTGTGTGGACACAGTTTctcctgctgtggctgctgccgCCTGCTCCttgggtggaggccagaaggtccAGAGTCTCGATGCCCTGTCCCGAGGTCTGCGATGTCACACGTTGCCCGCCACTGCCCACCTGCTCGACTGGCACCGCGCCTGTGCCCGACCGCTGTGGCTGCTGCCGTGTGTGCGCTGCGGGAGAGGGTCAGGAGTGTGGCGGGACCCGGGGCCGGCCGTGCGTCTCGGGGCTGCGCTGCGGTGCCCCGTTCTTCCGGGAGCCTGCCGGGGGCGCATGGCTGGGCACCTGCGGCTGCGTGGAGGGCGTGGAGGGCGCGGAGGTGTGCGGCAGCGACGGGCGCACCTACCCCAGCTTGTGCGCGCTGCGTAAGGAGAACAGAGCCGCGCGACTACGGGGCTCGCCCCCGGCAGTGCCCGTGCAGAAAGGAGGCTGCGGGGACCCAG GGACCGGGAGTGCAGGGCGGCTCAGGAGGAAGTTTAACTTTATCGCAGCGGTGGTGGAGAAGGTGGCGCCATCTGTGGTTCACTTACAGTTATTCCGCAG GTCACCTCTCACCAACCAGGAAATCCCTGCCTCCAGTGGCTCTGGGTTCATAGTGTCTGAGGATGGACTTATCGTCACCAATGCTCATGTCCTCACCAACCATCAGAAGATCCAGGTGGAACTCCAGAGTGGAGCCCGCTATGAAGCCACTGTCAAAGACATCGACCATAAACTGGACCTTGCACTGATTAAGATCGAGCCGAAA ACTGACCTTCCTGTGTTGCTGCTGGGGAGATCATCTGATCTCCGGGCTGGAGAGTTCGTGGTGGCTTTGGGTAGCCCGTTTTCTCTGCAGGACACGGTGACTGCCGGGATTGTCAGCACCACACAGAGAGGTGGCAAAGAGCTGGGGCTGAAGGATTCAGACATAGACTATATCCAGACAGATGCCATCATTAAC CACGGGAATTCCGGGGGCCCACTGGTGAACTTG GATGGCGATGTGATTGGTATAAACACCCTGAAGGTGACGGCAGGAATATCCTTTGCGATTCCCTCGGACCGGATCAGACAGTTCCTGGCTGACTATCACGAGCGCCAGTTGAAAG GAAAGGCCCCTTCACAGAAGAAATACCTGGGTCTTCGAATGTTGCCCCTCACTCTGAA CCTCCTACAAGAAATGAAGAGGCAAGATCCAGATTTCCCTGATGTGAGTTCCGGAGTTTTTGTCTATGAAGTGATTCAAGGAACGGCCGCTGCAAG ctcgGGATTGAGAGACCATGACGTAATTGTCAGCATAAATGGGCAACCTGTCACCACCACAACTGATGTCATCGAAGCTGTTAAGGACAATGACTTTCTCTCCATCACTGTGCGCAGAGGAAGTCAGACCTTGTTTCTGACAGtcacacctgaaataatcaattAA
- the Tm2d2 gene encoding TM2 domain-containing protein 2, producing the protein MVLGGCPVSYLLLCGQAALLLGNLLLLHCVSRSHSFNATAEVDLTPSGSAHPEGPAAPSWEYSDPQSPVILCSYLPDEFVDCDAPVDHVGNATASQELGYGCLKFGGQAYSDVEHTAVQCRALDGIECAGPRAFLRENKPCIKYTGHYFITTLLYSFFLGCFGVDRFCLGHTGTAVGKLLTLGGLGIWWFVDLILLITGGLMPSDGSNWCTVY; encoded by the exons ATGGTGCTGGGAGGTTGCCCTGTGAGTTACCTACTGCTGTGCGGCCAGGCGGCCTTGCTGCTGGGgaacctgctgctgctgcactgcGTCTCTCGGAGCCACTCGTTTAATGCCACGGCCGAAGTGGATCTCACACCCTCAGGCTCCGCTCACCCGGAGGGTCCAGCAGCCCCGAGCTGGGAATACAGCGACCCCCAGTCTCCGGTCATCCTTTGCTCTTACCT ACCCGACGAGTTTGTAGATTGTGATGCCCCAGTGGATCACGTTGGAAATGCAACTGCGTCCCAAGAGCTTGGTTATGGTTGTCTCAag TTTGGGGGTCAGGCCTACAGCGATGTGGAACACACTGCAGTCCAGTGCAGAGCCCTGGATGGAATTGAGTGTGCCGGCCCCCGGGCCTTTCTTCGAGAGAATAAGCCCTGTATAAA GTACACCGGACACTACTTTATAACCACGCTGCTCTACTCCTTCTTCCTGGGATGTTTTGGCGTCGACCGGTTCTGTTTGGGGCACACTGGAACAGCCGTCGGGAAGCTGCTGACCCTGGGAGGACTCGGGATCTGGTGGTTTGTCGACCTGATTTTGCTCATCACTGGAGGGCTGATGCCCAGTGATGGCAGCAACTGGTGTACTGTATACTAA